The following are from one region of the Bactrocera oleae isolate idBacOlea1 chromosome 6, idBacOlea1, whole genome shotgun sequence genome:
- the LOC106619689 gene encoding 1,5-anhydro-D-fructose reductase isoform X1, which produces MYAPCAKACLLDDRDVKTKLARTVKFYNGVKVPIVGLGTANLEAHITTRCIKDAIDAGIRHIDCAPIFCNQEEVGQAIKEKIAEGLIKREQLYISSKLWDSRHGPKWVRRSLEETLKQLQVDYLDNYVMHTPMGFKDGFENYPRNNRGEILFSDVDYVDTWRVMETLVDDGLVRSIGLANFNEEQIVRLLGVARIPPANLQVECHPYLTQTKLMDLCCNHNIIFMACNPTGPSKRHSNIVPLKSNPKILCLVKKYGKNTAEILIRYQVQRGNVVLPRTTQKDHMIQNVMIESFKLCPKDFEMLELMNCNFRNNTLAYYKNYFSSASGHTHHPFENDCL; this is translated from the exons ATGTATGCTCCCTGTGCAAAAGCGTGTCTGCTGGATGATCGCGATGTTAAAACAAAGCTTGCCCGTACGGTGAAATTCTACAATGGTGTTAAAGTACCCATCGTAGGACTAGGCACTGCAAAT TTAGAAGCGCACATTACAACGCGTTGTATAAAGGACGCTATCGATGCTGGCATACGGCATATAGACTGTGCGCCAATCTTTTGCAATCAAGAAGAGGTTGGACAAGCAATAAAGGAGAAAATCGCTGAGGGTCTCATAAAAAG agAACAGCTTTACATATCCAGCAAGCTTTGGGATTCACGGCACGGTCCAAAATGGGTGCGCCGCTCATTAGAGGAAACCCTAAAGCAATTGCAAGTAGATTATCTCGATAATTATGTCATGCACACACCCATGGGTTTCAAAGATGGTTTTGAAAATTACCCACGCAATAATAGAGGTGAAATCTTGTTCTCGGATGTCGATTATGTAGACACATGGCGTGTAATGGAGACTTTGGTGGACGATGGGCTTGTACGTTCAATTGGTCTGGCCAATTTTAATGAAGAGCAAATCGTACGCCTACTGGGAGTGGCACGTATACCGCCGGCAAACCTACAGGTGGAATGTCATCCGTATTTGACACAAACGAAATTAATGGATTTATGCTGTAACCATAATATCATTTTTATGGCTTGCAATCCAACCGGACCGAGTAAGAGGCATAGCAATATTGTACCACTTAAGAGTAATCCGAAAATCTTATGTTTGGTAAAGAAATACGGTAAAAACACTGCTGAGATATTAATCCGGTACCAAGTGCAACGCGGCAACGTTGTATTGCCGCGAACAACTCAAAAAGACCATATGATACAAAATGTAATGATtgaaagttttaaactatgcCCGAAGGATTTTGAAATGCTTGAATTGATGAATTGCAACTTCCGAAATAATACGCTTGCTTA ttataaaaattatttttccagcGCCTCTGGACATACACATCATCCTTTCGAAAATGATTGCCTTTGA
- the LOC106619686 gene encoding aldo-keto reductase family 1 member B1, with amino-acid sequence MPIPTTKLNNDVEMPIIGFGTWRMPANDVTRLVKEAIDVGYRHIDCADVYGNQKEVGLAIEEKIKEGVVVRKDLFITGKLWNTKHDPKWVSATCQNALNLLKITYFDNYLIHWPTGFADSDENYPKDKDGNTIYSDIDYVDTWCAMEALVDQGLCKSIGVSNFNIEQLKRVLDVARIKPTNLQVECHPYLNQSKLMDFCSKYNIVITAYSPLGSPHSPYDKPGTHKLLQHPLIVELAQKCQRAPALVLLRYQVQRGNAAITMSTKREHMADNLDVCNFELTDAEMFKINGLNFNGRYNLMQNAKGHPHHPFENEKN; translated from the exons ATGccaataccaacaacaaagtTAAACAATGACGTTGAAATGCCTATTATTGGATTTGGCACTTGGCGC atGCCAGCAAATGATGTGACGCGTTTGGTAAAGGAAGCCATCGATGTCGGCTACCGGCACATTGATTGCGCCGACGTTTATGGCAATCAAAAAGAGGTTGGCCTGGCAATTGAGGAGAAAATCAAAGAGGGTGTAGTGGTACG TAAGGATCTGTTTATCACCGGCAAGTTGTGGAACACAAAACACGATCCCAAATGGGTGTCTGCGACATGCCAGAAcgctttgaatttattaaaaatcacttACTTCGATAATTATCTCATACATTGGCCCACCGGATTTGCGGATAGCGACGAAAACTATCCAAAAGACAAAGATGGTAACACTATATATTCCGACATTGATTATGTGGATACTTGGTGCGCCATGGAAGCTTTAGTAGACCAAGGCCTTTGCAAATCGATTGGGGTGTCCAATTTCAATATTGAACAATTAAAACGTGTACTGGATGTGGCGCGTATCAAACCCACCAATTTGCAAGTGGAATGTCACCCATATCTAAATCAAAGCAAATTGATGGATTTTTGCAGTAAATACAATATTGTAATAACGGCTTATAGTCCCTTAGGCTCACCACACTCGCCCTACGACAAGCCAGGTACACATAAACTTTTGCAACATCCGTTAATTGTGGAGTTAGCGCAAAAGTGTCAGCGAGCACCAGCACTCGTATTGCTCCGTTATCAGGTACAGCGTGGCAATGCCGCAATAACAATGTCCACAAAGCGTGAACATATGGCCGATAATCTCGATGTGTGCAACTTCGAACTAACTGATGCAGAAATGTTCAAAATTAACGGTCTGAATTTTAATGGACGCTACAATCTAATGCAAAA tgCCAAAGGACATCCGCACCATCCATTTGAGAATGAGAAGAACTAG
- the Pop1 gene encoding ribonucleases P/MRP protein subunit POP1, protein MTSNKLEYDSSLGGSVSLPTHVQTFRYAANVVREMRQLIDEVRNPVSRKLVFQTLPKHMRRRAMSHHPKRLPRKYRAAHRSQMAKAGKPQQTKRPSRKFRRRPGNLLRDYLRRQRKNIWLETHIWHAKRFHMVERWGYKLPQSSCDKTYRACYRASSEHCLLQDMSFHACIELKGNLADLRMGFARLSSTRCGFSITAKTYLTGRREGSIDLFRDGKYPEYALGRISFMWQPENKNETKDEEQISRTLWLWVHPSAYPAVLEELIKVFEVTSLNSIKVPIETDETAKDSSSGVPEDKSSKQFKPKELLHLKFMTKTLAFEHIKKYGNAKTGVKINELKDTMNRFRLTGHLAQSVLLHTFKPKNLKDDTPTTWLHTLFAQNPDFKSIHENQFEFWQNCSDIGSPGELVSNMILALNIEDPRLNRPKKRTKAQPQQPLSLSNSDFLFNMPDNLAQSTLWNTKIRDGLCKSMITPSEYSKLRAKHAVVPGVRCQFEEEMQAVPIIIIQRPGSQRPQYKRLGYGCGWDVIAPAGYGMPIWLSLIMWGAKPGGLREFASIAREMGTEEYLPDTIAGRVLANTCHQELRAKYFRKPPNRRQNYQKLAIVSPFRAPFSELLRDWNSSHAAQDNALTQNFHILRDRALLQKILLHIQGKCKTFPPEIPSNSLIQLQFCMKSRGNLEDYSLICLPTRDDFKRNLKQIKKSNHEPVFTEPLLPDLAERERKQLRQTHKKLLKRLRARRVREKRKLQETSTTRVYIRAANTATLVAAQLQRMCKLWLPEDVATLYTVRKQCQREVFGYATTAHFSYTEAKVCAVGYVTPAGLQQLLTLCRQCNVRQPMCLMRSPKSRHYRFACFKLQLDV, encoded by the exons atgacGTCCAACAAGCTGGAATATGATTCTTCTTTGGGTGGGTCTGTGAGTTTGCCCACACATGTACAAACATTTCGTTATGCCGCTAATGTTGTGCGAGAAATGCGGCAACTTATTGATGAAGTTCGTAATCCTGTCAGTCGCAAATTGGTCTTCCAAACTTTACCCAAACATATGCGCCGACGCGCCATGTCCCATCATCCAAAGCGTTTACCACGCAAGTATCGCGCAGCACACCGTTCTCAAATGGCTAAAGCTGGCAAACCCCAGCAGACAAAGCGACCTTCGCGTAAATTTCGTCGTCGTCCCGGTAATCTCTTACGCGATTACTTGCGACGTCaacgaaaaaatatttggcTAGAAACTCATATTTGGCATGCTAAACGTTTTCACATGGTTGAACGTTGGGGCTACAAGTTGCCGCAGTCAAGCTGTGATAAAACATACCGAGCATGTTATCGAGCTTCATCGGAACACTGTTTACTGCAGGATATGTCGTTTCATGCATGCATAGAATTGAAAGGAAATTTAGCAGATTTACGTATGGGTTTTGCGAGATTAAGTAGCACACGTTGTGGATTTAGTATCACTGCTAAGACATACCTTACTGGACGAAGAGAAGGCAGTATCGACTTGTTTAGAGATGGTAAATATCCGGAATATGCACTGGGACGTATTTCTTTTATGTGGCAACCAGAAAATAAGAATGAGACTAAAGATGAGGAGCAAATTTCACGTACGTTGTGGCTTTGGGTGCATCCAAGTGCTTATCCAGCGGTATTGGAAGAACTGATAAAAGTTTTCGAAGTAACTTCCTTAAATAGCATTAAAGTGCCTATAGAAACAGATGAAACAGCAAAGGATTCTAGTAGTGGAGTGCCAGAAGATAAat CATCCAAACAATTCAAACCTAAAGAGTTgctacatttaaaatttatgacGAAAACATTAGCTTTTGAGCATATCAAAAAATATGGTAATGCGAAAACCGGTGTAAAAATTAACGAATTAAAAGATACCATGAATCGCTTCCGACTCACTGGTCATCTGGCACAAAGTGTACTGCTACACACATTCAAACCCAAGAACTTGAAAGATGACACCCCCACCACTTGGTTACATACGTTATTTGCACAAAATCCAGATTTTAAAAGCATACACGAAAACCAATTCGAATTTTGGCAGAACTGCAGTGATATCGGTTCACCGGGCGAATTAGTTTCTAACATGATATTAGCGCTTAATATTGAAGATCCACGTTTGAATCGACCAAAGAAACGTACGAAGGCGCAACCCCAACAGCCTTTAAGCCTCAGCAATTCAGACTTTCTCTTCAATATGCCTGATAACTTAGCGCAAAGTACTCTATGGAATACAAAAATACGCGATGGATTATGCAAGAGCATGATAACACCCAGTGAATATAGCAAACTACGAGCCAAGCATGCTGTGGTGCCAGGTGTACGTTGTCAATTCGAAGAGGAGATGCAAgcagtacccattataattataCAACGTCCAGGTTCACAACGTCCACAATATAAACGTTTGGGATACGGCTGTGGTTGGGACGTGATAGCACCCGCTGGCTATGGCATGCCAATTTGGTTGTCACTTATTATGTGGGGCGCAAAACCCGGCGGTCTGCGAGAATTCGCATCAATCGCACGAGAGATGGGCACAGAGGAGTATTTGCCCGACACTATTGCTG GTCGCGTGCTGGCGAACACATGTCATCAAGAATTACGCGCAAAATATTTCCGCAAACCGCCAAATAGAcgtcaaaattatcaaaaattggcAATAGTTAGTCCCTTCCGCGCGCCATTTTCCGAACTACTACGCGATTGGAACAGCAGTCATGCTGCACAAGATAACGCATTAACTCAAAACTTTCACATACTGCGTGATCGCGCGCTATTACAAAAAATACTGCTACATATACAAGGAAAGTGCAAGACATTTCCCCCTGAAATACCCAGCAATTCTCTAATACAATTACAATTTTGCATGAAATCGCGCGGTAATTTAGAGGACTACTCGCTGATTTGTTTGCCGACACGTGACGATTTTAAACGTAATCTCAAACAAATTAAGAAATCAAATCATGAGCCCGTCTTCACCGAACCACTGTTGCCGGATTTGGCTGAACGCGAACGCAAACAGCTGCGCCAAACGCATAAAAAGCTATTAAAACGTTTACGCGCGCGACGTGTGCGCGAAAAACGTAAACTACAG GAGACAAGCACCACTCGCGTATATATCAGAGCCGCTAACACAGCGACGCTTGTAGCAGCGCAATTACAGCGCATGTGCAAACTGTGGCTGCCGGAGGATGTCGCTACGCTCTACACTGTTCGCAAGCAATGCCAGCGTGAAGTATTCGGCTATGCAACAACAGCGCATTTCAGTTACACCGAGGCGAAAGTCTGCGCCGTGGGCTATGTAACGCCGGCCGGCTTGCAACAATTGCTCACATTATGTCGGCAGTGTAATGTGCGCCAGCCAATGTGTCTCATGCGCAGTCCCAAAAGTCGTCACTATCGTTTCGCTTGCTTTAAACTGCAGTTGGATGTATAA
- the Apt1 gene encoding acyl-protein thioesterase 2 isoform X2, producing MKVICPTAPTMPVSLNAGFRMPSWFDLRTLDISGPEDEEGIKSASQNIKSMIDDEVTKGIASNRIVLGGFSQGGALALYTALTYNQPLAGVVALSCWLPLHKQFPGIKTNSDEIPVFQAHGDFDPVVPYKFGQLSASLLKTFMKKVTFKTYNGLSHSSSDDEMDDVRDVLSSWSGDSRKSNTSTLDVSGNATAQCCLIS from the exons ATGAAAGTAATCTGTCCAACAGCACCCACAATGCCGGTGTCATTGAATGCCGGCTTTCGTATGCCATCTTGGTTTGATTTACGTACGCTCGATATATCTGGCCCCGAAGATGAGGAGGGCATCAAAAGTGCTTCTCAAAATATCAAAAGTATGATTGATGATGAGGTCACCAAAGGTATAGCATCGAATCGTATTGTGCTCGGTGGTTTCTCACAGGGTGGCGCATTAGCATTGTACACAGCGCTAACATACAATCAACCGCTGGCTGGTGTTGTAGCGTTATCCTGTTGGTTGCCATTGCACAAGCAATTTCCAGGCATAAAAACCAACTCAGATGAAATACCA GTATTTCAGGCACATGGTGACTTCGATCCTGTTGTACCATACAAGTTTGGCCAATTAAGCGCTAGTTTATTAAAgacttttatgaaaaaagttaCATTTAAAACATACAATGGGCTATCACATTCCTCATCGGATGACGAAATGGATGATGTGCGg GATGTACTGTCCTCTTgg AGTGGTGACAGTAGGAAAAGTAATACTTCAACGCTGGATGTTAGCGGAAATGCCACAGCTCAATGCTGTCTAATATCATAG
- the Apt1 gene encoding acyl-protein thioesterase 1 isoform X1, with protein sequence MSIAPVIIEATAKHTSTLIFMHGLGDTGHGWSSALATIRPPSMKVICPTAPTMPVSLNAGFRMPSWFDLRTLDISGPEDEEGIKSASQNIKSMIDDEVTKGIASNRIVLGGFSQGGALALYTALTYNQPLAGVVALSCWLPLHKQFPGIKTNSDEIPVFQAHGDFDPVVPYKFGQLSASLLKTFMKKVTFKTYNGLSHSSSDDEMDDVRDVLSSWSGDSRKSNTSTLDVSGNATAQCCLIS encoded by the exons ATGTCGATTGCGCCAGTGATAATTGAGGCAACCGCCAAACATACGTCAACC CTCATCTTCATGCACGGCTTAGGTGATACTGG CCATGGATGGAGTTCAGCGTTGGCGACGATACGTCCGCCCAGCATGAAAGTAATCTGTCCAACAGCACCCACAATGCCGGTGTCATTGAATGCCGGCTTTCGTATGCCATCTTGGTTTGATTTACGTACGCTCGATATATCTGGCCCCGAAGATGAGGAGGGCATCAAAAGTGCTTCTCAAAATATCAAAAGTATGATTGATGATGAGGTCACCAAAGGTATAGCATCGAATCGTATTGTGCTCGGTGGTTTCTCACAGGGTGGCGCATTAGCATTGTACACAGCGCTAACATACAATCAACCGCTGGCTGGTGTTGTAGCGTTATCCTGTTGGTTGCCATTGCACAAGCAATTTCCAGGCATAAAAACCAACTCAGATGAAATACCA GTATTTCAGGCACATGGTGACTTCGATCCTGTTGTACCATACAAGTTTGGCCAATTAAGCGCTAGTTTATTAAAgacttttatgaaaaaagttaCATTTAAAACATACAATGGGCTATCACATTCCTCATCGGATGACGAAATGGATGATGTGCGg GATGTACTGTCCTCTTgg AGTGGTGACAGTAGGAAAAGTAATACTTCAACGCTGGATGTTAGCGGAAATGCCACAGCTCAATGCTGTCTAATATCATAG
- the LOC106619689 gene encoding 1,5-anhydro-D-fructose reductase isoform X2 gives MYAPCAKACLLDDRDVKTKLARTVKFYNGVKVPIVGLGTANLEAHITTRCIKDAIDAGIRHIDCAPIFCNQEEVGQAIKEKIAEGLIKREQLYISSKLWDSRHGPKWVRRSLEETLKQLQVDYLDNYVMHTPMGFKDGFENYPRNNRGEILFSDVDYVDTWRVMETLVDDGLVRSIGLANFNEEQIVRLLGVARIPPANLQVECHPYLTQTKLMDLCCNHNIIFMACNPTGPSKRHSNIVPLKSNPKILCLVKKYGKNTAEILIRYQVQRGNVVLPRTTQKDHMIQNVMIESFKLCPKDFEMLELMNCNFRNNTLAYASGHTHHPFENDCL, from the exons ATGTATGCTCCCTGTGCAAAAGCGTGTCTGCTGGATGATCGCGATGTTAAAACAAAGCTTGCCCGTACGGTGAAATTCTACAATGGTGTTAAAGTACCCATCGTAGGACTAGGCACTGCAAAT TTAGAAGCGCACATTACAACGCGTTGTATAAAGGACGCTATCGATGCTGGCATACGGCATATAGACTGTGCGCCAATCTTTTGCAATCAAGAAGAGGTTGGACAAGCAATAAAGGAGAAAATCGCTGAGGGTCTCATAAAAAG agAACAGCTTTACATATCCAGCAAGCTTTGGGATTCACGGCACGGTCCAAAATGGGTGCGCCGCTCATTAGAGGAAACCCTAAAGCAATTGCAAGTAGATTATCTCGATAATTATGTCATGCACACACCCATGGGTTTCAAAGATGGTTTTGAAAATTACCCACGCAATAATAGAGGTGAAATCTTGTTCTCGGATGTCGATTATGTAGACACATGGCGTGTAATGGAGACTTTGGTGGACGATGGGCTTGTACGTTCAATTGGTCTGGCCAATTTTAATGAAGAGCAAATCGTACGCCTACTGGGAGTGGCACGTATACCGCCGGCAAACCTACAGGTGGAATGTCATCCGTATTTGACACAAACGAAATTAATGGATTTATGCTGTAACCATAATATCATTTTTATGGCTTGCAATCCAACCGGACCGAGTAAGAGGCATAGCAATATTGTACCACTTAAGAGTAATCCGAAAATCTTATGTTTGGTAAAGAAATACGGTAAAAACACTGCTGAGATATTAATCCGGTACCAAGTGCAACGCGGCAACGTTGTATTGCCGCGAACAACTCAAAAAGACCATATGATACAAAATGTAATGATtgaaagttttaaactatgcCCGAAGGATTTTGAAATGCTTGAATTGATGAATTGCAACTTCCGAAATAATACGCTTGCTTA cGCCTCTGGACATACACATCATCCTTTCGAAAATGATTGCCTTTGA
- the LOC106619687 gene encoding aldo-keto reductase family 1 member B1-like encodes MKKINNNSLKIISKIPFRQYSGEYRIFHFTGFGNTPKNDRCGEIRKLLIPKTLGEASKIRDTLTSKDNVPKNAIKSATSLKNLTNTALLKSSSITTITSKTPNECAEKKLEKKSDKLKCLRPVSRIKLVDEPPDDCNVRKAEMPTVKLRDGYVMPMFGLGTWGAPIIKAEKAVKHALKVGYRMIDCAHVYENEEAVGKAINKSIEKCIVKREELFIISKLWNTFHEPHLVLSGCQQSLCDLKLSYLNLYIIHWPMGYRAGDDLIPYDACGRVIGSRVDYTETWKAMEELVERRLTRSIGLSNFNKNQIERIWKIAKIKPVVNQVECHPYLNQKRLKAYLKKKGIVLVAYSPLGAPARPWVRKDEPKVLDDNLIKTIAFNTGRTPAQVCIRYQIQRGNPVIPKSVTPSRIESNFDVASFELSDQEMKILDKLDRKLRFVPLSQLSNHPHYPFHDAF; translated from the exons atgaaaaaaattaacaataattcattaaaaataataagtaaaattcCTTTTCGGCAATATTCTGGTGAATACCGCATATTTCATTTTACAGGATTTGG aaacacACCAAAGAATGATAGATGCGGGGAAATTAGGAAATTACTAATTCCTAAAACACTTGGAGAAGCAAGTAAAATAAGAGATACGCTAACATCTAAGGACAATGTgccaaaaaatgcaataaaatctgcgacatctttgaaaaatttaacaaacacCGCTTTGCTGAAAAGCTCTTCCATTACAACAATAACTTCGAAAACACCAAATGAATGTGCTGAAAAAAAACTTGAGAAGAAATCTGACAAACTCAAATGTTTAAGGCCAGTTTCACGTATAAAGTTGGTTGACGAACCACCAGACGACTGCAATGTTAGAAAGGCCGAAATGCCAACCGTTAAATTGCGTGATGGTTATGTAATGCCCATGTTTGGACTTGGTACTTGGGGT GCACCAATTATTAAAGCTGAAAAAGCAGTTAAGCATGCTTTGAAAGTGGGTTACCGCATGATTGACTGTGCGCATGTTTACGAAAATGAAGAGGCTGTTGGTAAGGCAATAAATAAATCGATTGAAAAGTGCATTGTTaaacg CGAGGAGCTATTTATAATAAGTAAATTGTGGAATACCTTTCATGAGCCCCATTTAGTGTTGAGTGGCTGCCAGCAATCTTTGTGTGATTTAAAATTATCGTATCTTAACCTATACATCATACACTGGCCTATGGGTTATAGAGCTGGAGATGATCTGATACCCTATGATGCATGTGGTCGCGTGATTGGCTCCCGTGTAGATTATACTGAGACATGGAAAGCAATGGAGGAGTTAGTTGAACGGCGCTTAACACGGTCCATAGGcctttctaatttcaataagaATCAAATTGAGCGTATTTGGAAAATTGCTAAAATAAAACCAGTTGTCAATCAGGTTGAATGTCATCCATATTTAAACCAAAAACGTCTGAAagcttatttaaagaaaaagggAATTGTCCTTGTTGCGTACAGTCCATTGGGAGCGCCAGCTAGACCCTGGGTGAGGAAGGATGAGCCAAAGGTGTTGGATGATAATCTG ATTAAGACAATAGCTTTTAATACTGGACGCACACCGGCGCAAGTTTGCATTCGTTATCAAATACAGCGCGGTAATCCGGTCATACCGAAATCAGTGACACCAAGTCGTATAGAGAGCAATTTTGATGTGGCAAGTTTTGAATTGTCTGATCAAGAGATGAAAATATTAGATAAGTTAGATAGAAAACTGCGTTTCGTGCCTTTATCACA ATTATCAAATCATCCACACTATCCATTTCATGACGCCTTTTAA